From one Planococcus citri chromosome 3, ihPlaCitr1.1, whole genome shotgun sequence genomic stretch:
- the LOC135841056 gene encoding uncharacterized protein LOC135841056: protein MNLLKKLSHTSYGSDRHTLLKLFRTLIRPILDYGCSVYTYAPDSRLRRLNTIQNTAVRISTGAFRTTPTVSLLNDASECPLDIRRQYISTSTYLGIKSNPDFNLKLEYIIPIHSLSVKFQSFLQQIEENIIKIHHLLVNPIPPWQSFNPIIDLSLTEFNKNHTNSIILKRHFLLLLDKYEEFSHIYTDGSKTQQFTGCAIIHGDVSIPIALPSLCTILTAELYAIKSAISYSLDFSLNNVIIFTDSLSALLSIKNYRSKYSHPISLEIIELLQLFQNNTPILCWIPSHSQIQGNELADKTAKQAHLHLPLANIPIPLSDLKLHSKRLMHEVFQSSWSQVPSSNKLKSIKNTTSLWKTSEQHQRKSEVLLTRLRTGHSLLTHQFIFLKQPPPLCPECNNIPLNIAHLLIDCPSYQNERSRHLSSNQLQVLLSDNPSRTDEVIKFLISTKLDKKI from the coding sequence atgaatctgctCAAGAAACTTTCACACACTTCTTATGGTTCTGATCGTCATACCTTACTCAAACTATTCCGCACACTCATCAGACCAATTTTAGATTATGGATGTTCTGTCTATACTTATGCCCCTGATAGTCGCCTACGCAGGCTAAACACTATTCAAAATACAGCTGTCCGAATTTCCACTGGAGCCTTTAGAACTACCCCCACTGTAAGCCTTCTTAATGATGCTTCTGAATGCCCACTTGACATACGTAGACAATATATTTCCACATCAACATACTTGGGCATAAAATCAAACCCTGACTTCAACTTAAAGTTGGAATATATAATTCCTATACATTCACTATCTgtaaaattccaatcttttctccaacaaattgaagaaaatatcattaaaatacacCACTTGTTAGTAAACCCTATCCCACCTTGGCAATCTTTTAACCCTATTATTGACCTATCCTTGacagaatttaacaaaaatcacaccaactccatcatacttaaaagacattttcttctccttcttgACAAGTACGAAGAATTCAGTCATATATATACTGAtggttcaaaaactcaacaattcaCTGGATGTGCAATCATTCATGGCGATGTATCTATCCCCATTGCTCTCCCCTCCCTTTGCACTATCCTTACTGCTGAACTATATGCaattaaatctgcaatttcatattcccttgatttttctttaaataatgtcataatttttactgactctttatctgctcttttatcaataaaaaactataggtcaaaatattcacaCCCTATATCACTTGAGATCATTGAACTCCttcaactcttccaaaataACACACCCATACTATGTTGGATACCTTCACACTCCCAGATTCAAGGAAATGAGCTAGCAGACAAAACAGCCAAACAGGCACACCTCCACCTCCCCCTTGCCAACATACCAATCCCTCTATCTGATTTGAAACTCCATTCCAAAAGACTAATGCACGAAGTatttcaatcttcatggtctcaagtcccaagttcaaataaactcaaaagcattaaaaacaccacatctttatggaaaacttctgagcaACATCAACGTAAATCTGAGGTTCTTCTCACGCGACTCAGGACTGGCCACTCCCTTCtcactcaccaattcatattcctGAAACAGCCTCCTCCGTTATGcccagaatgcaacaacatcccCCTAAACATTGCTCATTTACTAATAGACTGCCCTTCCTACCAGAATGAACGCTCCAGACACCTAAGTTCTAACCAACTACAGGTCCTCCTCTCTGACAACCCTTCTCGCACAGACGAagtaattaaatttctaatctcaacaaaattagataaaaaaatttaa